The DNA window AACGCCAGCACCTGTTTGACCCACGCAGCGTGGTACCTGAGTCCAACATGCCAGCGTTTCCATGGCTCTTCGAGAACCGTGCTGACCACGGTTCTATCGAGGCTCGCATGTCAACCTTGCAGACGCTTGGCGTTCCTTATACCGACGAACAAATTGCCGGTGCAGCCGATGAGCTGAAAGGTAAATTTGAAATTGAAGCATTGGTCGCGTACTTGCAGCAGTTAGGCACCGTGCTTTCAGAGAAACGGTGATCCCATGGATATCAATGAGTTACGTGGAATTCACTCTCTTATAGTAATGGCAGCGTTCTTCGGCATCATCTGGTGGGCGTACAGCGCCCACCGCAAGAAAGCCAATGATGAGGCGGCACACCTGCCCTTCGATGATGACGAAGTGGATAAGCGTACGCTCGAACAGGAAAAAACGGAGAAAAAGCAATGAGTACCTTTTGGAGCGTCTGGGTCATCGTGATCGTGCTCGGTACCATATTCGGCTGCGCTTGGCTGCTATTGGCTACCCGCAAAGGGCAGACAAACGATACCGAAACCGAAAATACCACTGGCCATTCTTACGATGGCATCGAAGAGTATGACAACCCGCTACCTAAGTGGTGGTTCTACCTGTATCTAAGCACCTGTGTCTTTGCGCTGGGATACCTGGTTCTTTATCCGGGGCTTGGCAACTACGAAGGCCTTCTCGGTTGGACTTCCACCAACCAGTGGGAAGCTGAAGTACAGGAAGCCGAAGAGAAATATGGCCCGATCTACGCGCAGTTTGGCGAAACACCAATCCCCGAACTCTCACAGAACGAAGACGCCATGAAAATCGGTCAGCGCTTGTTCGCAAACAACTGTTCTGTTTGTCACGGTACAGCTGCACGCGGCCAGGTTGGCTTCCCTAACCTGACCGATGATGACTGGTTATGGGGCGGTGAACCCGAGCAAATCGTTCACACGATTGCTAATGGTCGCCAAGGCAATATGACACCGAAAGGCGTCATGCCGAACATGTCCAATGAGCAGGTTGATCAAGTGGTGAATTACGTTCTGAGTTTCAGTGGTCGTGAAAAAGACGCTGAAGCTGCCGAAGCCGGTGCCGCTGTGTTCGCACAAGCGTGTACCGCATGTCACGGTGCGGACGGCACAGGCATGCAAGCGGTAGGCGCCCCCAACCTTACTGACAACATTTGGCTCTACGGCTCCACTTACGAGTGGATCAAAGAGACGGTTGTCAACGGTCGCCAGAACCAGATGCCCGCCCAAGAAGGTCGCCTGACGGATGACCAGATTCACATCTTGTCAGCTTACGTTTATAGCCTGTCAAACTGAATCAAACCCGGCCGGGTAACCCCCGGCCTGGTCTTTTCAACCCTGTATCTGCTCGGCGGGTACAGGCTTGAAAAGATCCGCAGACCCTCCGAGGCCCGCTCCCAGCACGTTTATTTACCGGGAGGTATCCATGAACAAGCAGATTCCTGTAAAGCAGGTAGATCCCAACCCTTCCGACAACAACAAAAATCCCGGAACGTACGATCTTTACGAAAGCCGTGAAAAGATCTACGTAAAAGAAGTCAAAGGGCTGTTCCAGAGAATTCGCAACGTCAGTCTTGTTGCGCTCATGGGCATGTACTTTTTGTTTGCCTGGCTCACTCTGGATGGCCAGCCACTGATTCATTTCGATTTGCCTGCCCGGGAATTCCATCTCTACGGTATGACCTTCTACCCGAAGGATTTCTTTTTGCTGTCTGCCATGCTGATTATCTCGGCATTTGGCTTATTCTTCATCACCACCCTGTTCGGCCGAGTATGGTGCGGCTATACCTGTCCACAAACCGTGTGGACTTTCATTTTCATGTGGATTGAGGAAAAGGTCGAGGGCAATCGTAATAAGCGCATCAAACTCGACAAAGCTTCCAACTCGGCCGAGAAGATCACGAAAAAAACGATCAAGCACACGCTTTGGCTTCTAGTCGCGCTGGCGACCGGCATCACCTTCATTGGGTACTTTTACCCGATCCGCGAATTGATCGTGGATATGTTCACGCTACAAGCGAATGGCTGGGCCTATTTCTGGGTCGGTTTTTTTACTGTCGCAACTTACCTGAATGCGGGCTGGATGCGTGAGCAGGTATGCCTGTACATGTGCCCCTACGCGCGCTTCCAATCGGTCATGTTCGATGAAAACACCCGCATCGTATCCTACGACCCAAACCGCGGCGAACCTCGCGGAAAACGCAAAAAAGGCGTAGAGCCTGCGGAAGTGGGCTTGGGAGACTGTATCGACTGTGAGCAATGTGTGCAGGTTTGCCCTACCGGTATCGATATCCGGGACGGCCTTCAGTACGAATGCATTGGCTGTGCTCTTTGCATCGATGCCTGCGACGAAATCATGGAAAAGATGGATTATCCGAAAGGCTTGATCCGTTACACCACTGAAAACGAACTCGAAGGAAAAACTTCGAAACTGCTCCGTCCCCGAACCTTTGGCTACGGCCTTCTGTTGGCGGTGATGATTGGTGCGGTAGGCTACATTATCGCCACTCGCGTGCCCGCCAAACTCGAGGTCATCCGAGATCGCGGTACACTCTTCAAGTTCAATGGCGAAGGCCGTGTGGAGAACTCATTCACCTTGAAGCTGCAGAATATGACGGAAGTACCCCAAACATTCTTGCTGTCAGTAGATGGCATGGAAGGCATCCGCATTTTGACTCAAACCACCGTAAACATTAAAAGCGGTGAAAACCTGTCACTGCCGACCGTTGTGGAT is part of the Marinobacter sp. JH2 genome and encodes:
- the ccoG gene encoding cytochrome c oxidase accessory protein CcoG encodes the protein MNKQIPVKQVDPNPSDNNKNPGTYDLYESREKIYVKEVKGLFQRIRNVSLVALMGMYFLFAWLTLDGQPLIHFDLPAREFHLYGMTFYPKDFFLLSAMLIISAFGLFFITTLFGRVWCGYTCPQTVWTFIFMWIEEKVEGNRNKRIKLDKASNSAEKITKKTIKHTLWLLVALATGITFIGYFYPIRELIVDMFTLQANGWAYFWVGFFTVATYLNAGWMREQVCLYMCPYARFQSVMFDENTRIVSYDPNRGEPRGKRKKGVEPAEVGLGDCIDCEQCVQVCPTGIDIRDGLQYECIGCALCIDACDEIMEKMDYPKGLIRYTTENELEGKTSKLLRPRTFGYGLLLAVMIGAVGYIIATRVPAKLEVIRDRGTLFKFNGEGRVENSFTLKLQNMTEVPQTFLLSVDGMEGIRILTQTTVNIKSGENLSLPTVVDVIPESIEGTNSTISFRAKSKTDPSLQLETESRFVGPRPR
- a CDS encoding cbb3-type cytochrome c oxidase subunit 3, encoding MDINELRGIHSLIVMAAFFGIIWWAYSAHRKKANDEAAHLPFDDDEVDKRTLEQEKTEKKQ
- the ccoP gene encoding cytochrome-c oxidase, cbb3-type subunit III — translated: MSTFWSVWVIVIVLGTIFGCAWLLLATRKGQTNDTETENTTGHSYDGIEEYDNPLPKWWFYLYLSTCVFALGYLVLYPGLGNYEGLLGWTSTNQWEAEVQEAEEKYGPIYAQFGETPIPELSQNEDAMKIGQRLFANNCSVCHGTAARGQVGFPNLTDDDWLWGGEPEQIVHTIANGRQGNMTPKGVMPNMSNEQVDQVVNYVLSFSGREKDAEAAEAGAAVFAQACTACHGADGTGMQAVGAPNLTDNIWLYGSTYEWIKETVVNGRQNQMPAQEGRLTDDQIHILSAYVYSLSN